Proteins encoded in a region of the Triticum dicoccoides isolate Atlit2015 ecotype Zavitan chromosome 3A, WEW_v2.0, whole genome shotgun sequence genome:
- the LOC119271675 gene encoding ABC transporter B family member 4-like yields MDATAEASSGGKGDRPEKKVPLLDMFRYADRLDVLLMAVGSLGAVANGVSEPLISILFGDVINSFGQSTTSTVLRAVTKVCLNFIYLGVAAAVASFLQVSCWTMAGERHSSRIRSLYLKSVLRQDIAFFDTQMTTGEAVSRMSSDTVMIQDALGEKAGKLVQHTSAFFGGFIIAFTKGWLLTLAMLTSLPLIAIAGSVSAQLLTRVSSKRLTSYSDAADTVELTIGSIRTVIVSFNGEKKAIEMYNKFIKNAYMTVVEEGLVSGFGMGSVFCIIFSSYGLAFWYGGKLIIDKGYTGGKIITVLFAVLTGATSLGNATPSISAIVGGQSAAYRLFETIERKPGIDSDDTSGIVLENIKGDIEIKDVHFSYPARPEQLVLDGLSLQVASGTTMAIVGESGSGKSTVISLVERFYDPQAGEVLIDGVNIKNLNLDWIRGKIGLVSQEPSLFMTSIKDNIIYGKEDATLEEIKRAAELANAASFIDKLPNGYNTLVGQHGTLLSGGQKQRIAIARAILKDPKILLLDEATSALDVESERIVQEALNRIMVERTTLIVAHRLSTVRNVDCITVVHQGKIVEQGPHQALVKDPGGAYSQLIRLQETHGNERRKIQDPGVPNSLLKSTTLSIRRSVTKDSFGNSNRYSFRSDESHEDEIIGKQNKEDLPDGKTLQKAPIGRLFNLNKPEVPFLLLGVIAASVHGIIFPLFGILMSGVIKSFYEPPDKLRKDSSFWALIAVVLGVAAFIAIPAEYLLFGIAGGKLIERVRTLSFQNIVHQEIAWFDNPSNSSGALGTRLSVDALNVRRLVGDNLGIIVQSTAAIITGFLIAFTADWRLALIITCVIPLVGAQGYAQVKFFKGFSEEAKEMYEDASQVATDAVSSIRTIASFCAEKRVVTTYNKKCEALRKQGIRTGIVGGLGFGFSLLVLYLTYALCFYVGAKFVRQGKTTFADVFKVFFALVLAAVGVSQASALASNATKATHSAISVFSILDRKSKIDTSSDEGLMLENVNGDIDFSNVSFKYPSRPDVQIFSDFTLHIPSRKTIALVGESGSGKSTIIALLERFYDPDSGRISVDGVEIKSLRISWLRDQMGLVGQEPVLFNDTIRANITYGKNGEATNEEVTAAANAANAHEFISSLPHGYNTPVGEKGVQLSGGQKQRVAIARAIIKDPKILLLDEATSALDAESERIVQDALDRVMVSRTTIVVAHRLSTIKGADMIAVIKEGKIAEKGKHEALVRIKDGVYASLLELRYNSE; encoded by the exons ATGGACGCGACAGCAGAAGCTAGTAGTGGAGGAAAAGGTGACCGGCCGGAGAAGAAGGTGCCGTTGCTGGACATGTTCAGGTACGCCGACCGCCTCGACGTGCTGCTCATGGCGGTCGGCTCGCTGGGGGCGGTGGCGAATGGCGTGTCGGAGCCCCTCATATCCATCCTCTTTGGAGACGTCATCAACTCCTTCGGCCAGAGCACGACCAGCACCGTCCTCCGCGCTGTCACCAAG GTTTGTCTCAACTTCATATATCTGGGCGTTGCGGCAGCAGTGGCTTCTTTCCTTC AGGTGTCGTGCTGGACGATGGCAGGCGAAAGGCACTCGTCCCGCATCCGTTCCTTGTACCTGAAATCAGTTCTGAGGCAAGACATTGCATTCTTCGATACACAAATGACAACAGGCGAAGCAGTTTCTAGAATGTCTAGCGATACGGTCATGATTCAAGATGCTCTTGGTGAGAAG GCAGGGAAGCTTGTACAACACACATCCGCCTTCTTTGGGGGTTTTATCATAGCATTCACAAAAGGCTGGCTCCTTACCCTTGCCATGCTAACATCACTACCACTAATTGCTATCGCTGGTTCAGTATCTGCACAACTGCTAACCCGGGTTTCTAGCAAGCGACTAACATCTTATAGTGATGCTGCAGACACAGTTGAACTTACAATTGGATCTATACGAACAGTGA TTGTGTCCTTCAATGGCGAGAAAAAGGCTATAGAAATGTACAATaaattcataaaaaatgcatacatGACTGTTGTTGAGGAAGGCCTTGTAAGTGGTTTTGGCATGGGCTCTGTCTTCTGCATCATATTTAGCAGCTATGGCCTAGCCTTCTGGTATGGTGGAAAGCTAATCATTGACAAAGGTTATACCGGAGGGAAAATCATCACTGTTTTGTTTGCCGTATTGACTGGCGCAAC CTCGTTAGGTAATGCAACACCATCAATTTCTGCAATTGTGGGAGGTCAATCTGCAGCATACAGACTGTTCGAAACGATTGAGAGGAAACCCGGGATAGATTCAGATGATACCAGCGGCATAGTCTTGGAAAATATCAAGGGTGATATTGAGATAAAGGATGTACACTTTAGCTACCCTGCAAGACCCGAGCAGTTAGTATTAGATGGACTGTCATTACAAGTAGCTagtggaacaacaatggccatagtTGGAGAGAGCGGAAGTGGCAAGTCAACTGTGATCAGCCTAGTTGAAAGATTCTATGATCCACAGGCTGGCGAAGTTTTGATAGATGGAGTAAACATCAAGAATCTGAATCTTGATTGGATAAGAGGGAAGATCGGCCTTGTTAGCCAAGAACCGTCGCTGTTTATGACCTCCATTAAAGATAACATAATCTATGGTAAAGAAGATGCAACTCTTGAAGAAATCAAGAGAGCAGCCGAGCTCGCAAATGCAGCAAGCTTCATCGACAAGTTGCCGAAT GGATACAATACATTGGTTGGCCAACATGGCACTCTGCTTTCTGGAGGACAAAAACAAAGAATTGCAATTGCAAGAGCCATCCTTAAAGATCCAAAAATTCTTTTGCTAGATGAAGCAACAAGTGCACTGGATGTGGAATCTGAGAGGATAGTTCAGGAGGCACTCAATAGGATAATGGTAGAAAGAACCACACTTATCGTTGCTCATCGTTTGAGCACTGTAAGGAATGTAGACTGCATCACAGTTGTTCATCAAGGGAAAATAGTCGAACAAG GTCCTCATCAAGCATTGGTGAAGGATCCCGGTGGAGCTTACTCCCAGCTTATTAGGCTACAAGAAACCCATGGTAATGAAAGACGTAAAATACAGGATCCTGGAGTGCCCAAttccttattaaaaagcactacttTGTCAATTAGACGGTCAGTGACTAAAGATTCCTTTGGCAATAGCAATAGATACTCTTTCAGATCTGATGAGTCTCATGAGGATGAAATCATAGGCAAGCAGAACAAAGAGGACCTTCCTGATGGGAAGACCCTTCAGAAAGCACCAATTGGACGCCTTTTTAATCTTAACAAACCAGAGGTGCCATTTCTTCTGCTCGGTGTTATAGCAGCATCGGTGCATGGAATCATTTTCCCATTGTTTGGCATACTAATGTCTGGCGTTATAAAATCATTCTACGAGCCACCAGATAAGCTGCGAAAAGATTCTAGCTTTTGGGCATTGATAGCTGTTGTTCTGGGGGTTGCAGCTTTCATTGCAATCCCTGCAGAATATCTTTTGTTTGGAATTGCTGGTGGCAAGCTTATAGAGCGTGTTCGTACTCTGTCATTTCAAAATATTGTGCATCAGGAAATTGCTTGGTTTGATAATCCCTCAAATTCGAG TGGTGCACTTGGTACACGGCTCTCAGTCGATGCATTAAATGTTCGGCGCTTAGTTGGAGATAATCTGGGAATTATAGTGCAGTCTACAGCCGCAATAATCACTGGCTTTCTCATAGCATTTACAGCGGACTGGAGGCTTGCACTCATTATCACTTGTGTCATTCCTTTAGTGGGTGCACAGGGTTATGCTCAAGTGAAGTTCTTCAAGGGGTTTAGTGAAGAAGCTAAG GAGATGTATGAAGATGCAAGTCAAGTTGCAACTGATGCTGTTAGTAGTATCAGAACTATAGCATCTTTCTGTGCAGAGAAAAGAGTGGTTACAACGTATAACAAGAAATGTGAAGCATTAAGGAAACAAGGAATTCGAACTGGAATTGTTGGAGGGCTTGGTTTTGGTTTCTCACTCTTAGTGTTGTATCTGACATATGCTCTATGTTTCTATGTTGGTGCAAAGTTTGTTCGCCAGGGAAAAACTACTTTTGCAGATGTTTTCAAA GTTTTCTTTGCCTTAGTTTTGGCAGCTGTTGGGGTTTCACAGGCAAGTGCATTGGCATCTAATGCGACAAAGGCAACGCATTCGGCCATTTCTGTTTTCAGTATTCTAGATCGGAAGTCAAAAATCGATACAAGTAGTGATGAGGGCCTCATGTTGGAAAATGTCAATGGCGACATTGATTTTAGTAATGTCAGTTTCAAGTACCCATCACGCCCTGATGTTCAAATATTTAGTGACTTTACATTGCACATTCCTTCCAGAAAG acCATAGCACTAGTTGGAGAAAGTGGTAGTGGCAAGTccacaataattgctttacttgagCGTTTCTATGATCCTGATTCTGGTAGAATCTCAGTAGATGGAGTCGAAATTAAGAGCTTGAGAATTAGCTGGTTAAGGGATCAGATGGGGCTGGTAGGCCAGGAGCCAGTGCTTTTCAACGACACAATCCGTGCAAACATAACATATGGAAAAAATGGAGAAGCGACTAACGAAGAAGTCACAGCTGCGGCCAATGCAGCAAATGCTCATGAATTCATATCAAGCTTGCCACATggatacaacactccggttggcGAGAAAGGAGTGCAACTATCTGGTGGGCAGAAACAGCGGGTAGCTATCGCAAGGGCCATTATAAAGGACCCCAAGATACTACTACTTGATGAGGCAACCAGTGCCCTGGATGCGGAATCGGAGCGCATCGTTCAAGATGCATTGGATCGAGTCATGGTGAGCAGGACCACCATAGTGGTGGCACACCGCCTCTCCACGATCAAAGGGGCTGATATGATTGCAGTCATCAAGGAAGGAAAAATTGCAGAGAAGGGAAAGCATGAGGCCCTGGTGCGAATCAAGGATGGGGTCTATGCTTCACTATTAGAACTTCGCTATAATTCTGAGTAG